The following are encoded in a window of Brevibacillus sp. DP1.3A genomic DNA:
- a CDS encoding sigma-54-dependent Fis family transcriptional regulator: protein MIKQNPCILLMTRLETISLLFANTLTSFFGNRLDIIRNHMQERLHPSVYDDVDLILVSDTSLLHDQPVPPSDIPVLLARRTIDINKLDQLMDLPPGTRCLFVSNSIEMVEGAIELLFHLGFSHLTFVPYVPDTETPLPEKDQIDVAVCHGLRELIPALFENVIELGHRPLDLTTIFDISRLLDLSPDKANLYTADFISDFVHIGRKLTNSVHNERKLNEKLSSILNAVHEGIIGTDATGSITVLNKEAEKILHMTETTCIGRNVAEVIPEFLILEVVESHMEVTKQVLEFRDLYLLVTKIPTFLDDQFLGAVITFQDVTKVQQIEQEIRTKSANLGLMTKYSFDSIIGKSPSIQANKRVATKLAESDFTILITGENGTGKEVFAQAIHQHSTRRDGPFVPVNFAGLTESLVESELFGYEEGSFTGARKGGKMGLFELAHNGTIFLDEIGDAPLSIQASLLRVLQEKQVMRVGGYRVIPVNVRVIAATNCNLMEMVKKGTFREDLYYRLNVLPLHIQPLRDRPDDILVLIDYFLQKKKQRLSFSREVTEQLLRYDWPGNIRELENFIHYAVVIAEGNQVELAHLPERFFAGHVSTPPLLSHRDDTLEDTIRYLSRQGSLVDYAAILQVLSDCYKRQERIGRSALLARMESPSLTEAQIRHKLTALDRAGCVSIGVKKQGTQITAFGQQVLEALLMKENG, encoded by the coding sequence ATGATCAAACAGAACCCATGCATCTTGTTGATGACCCGACTAGAGACGATCAGCCTGCTGTTTGCAAACACGCTCACGTCTTTTTTCGGCAACCGCTTGGACATCATTCGAAACCATATGCAAGAACGACTTCACCCGAGTGTGTACGATGATGTTGATCTCATCCTCGTTTCGGACACGAGTCTCTTGCACGATCAGCCAGTTCCTCCGTCAGACATCCCCGTGCTGCTAGCAAGGCGCACGATTGACATTAACAAATTGGATCAACTCATGGATTTGCCGCCAGGAACGCGCTGTCTATTTGTTTCCAACTCCATCGAAATGGTAGAAGGCGCGATTGAGCTATTGTTTCATCTCGGATTCTCTCATCTGACATTTGTGCCGTACGTACCCGATACCGAGACTCCGCTTCCTGAAAAAGATCAAATCGATGTTGCTGTCTGTCATGGACTCAGGGAGCTAATTCCTGCTCTTTTTGAAAACGTCATTGAGTTGGGGCACCGCCCTTTGGATTTGACGACGATCTTTGATATTTCGCGTCTGCTTGATCTGTCTCCGGATAAGGCAAACCTGTACACGGCTGACTTCATTAGCGATTTCGTCCATATCGGACGCAAGCTGACCAACTCGGTACACAATGAGCGGAAGCTGAATGAAAAGCTGAGCTCCATTTTAAATGCCGTCCATGAAGGCATCATTGGCACAGATGCCACAGGGAGTATCACTGTGCTGAACAAAGAAGCCGAGAAAATTTTGCATATGACTGAAACCACTTGCATCGGGCGAAATGTAGCGGAGGTCATTCCCGAATTTCTAATTCTGGAAGTAGTAGAATCACACATGGAAGTAACGAAGCAGGTATTGGAATTCCGCGATTTGTACCTCTTGGTGACCAAGATTCCCACGTTCTTGGATGATCAGTTTCTGGGCGCGGTCATTACTTTTCAGGACGTGACAAAGGTACAGCAGATCGAACAGGAAATACGGACGAAGAGTGCCAATCTCGGACTGATGACCAAGTATTCGTTTGACAGTATCATCGGCAAAAGCCCGTCCATTCAGGCCAACAAACGAGTGGCGACCAAGCTGGCCGAAAGCGATTTTACGATTCTCATCACAGGGGAAAACGGAACTGGGAAGGAAGTTTTTGCCCAAGCCATCCATCAACACTCGACGCGCCGTGACGGTCCGTTCGTCCCCGTCAATTTTGCAGGGCTGACCGAGAGCTTGGTAGAGAGCGAATTGTTCGGGTACGAGGAAGGTTCTTTTACAGGAGCGCGAAAAGGCGGAAAGATGGGGCTATTCGAGCTGGCTCACAACGGGACCATTTTTCTGGACGAGATTGGGGACGCCCCGCTTAGCATCCAGGCGTCACTGCTTCGTGTTCTCCAGGAAAAGCAGGTCATGCGCGTAGGAGGCTATCGCGTCATTCCAGTCAATGTCCGCGTCATCGCCGCTACCAATTGCAACCTGATGGAAATGGTCAAAAAAGGGACATTTCGCGAGGATTTATACTACAGGCTGAACGTCCTGCCACTGCACATTCAGCCCCTGCGTGATCGTCCCGATGATATTTTGGTGCTGATTGATTATTTCTTGCAGAAAAAAAAGCAGCGTCTGTCCTTCTCACGGGAAGTGACGGAACAGCTACTCCGTTACGATTGGCCAGGCAATATTCGCGAGTTGGAAAATTTCATTCACTATGCAGTCGTCATCGCAGAGGGGAATCAGGTGGAGCTGGCTCATTTACCGGAGCGTTTTTTTGCGGGGCATGTCTCTACTCCGCCCCTTCTCTCTCACCGGGATGATACGCTGGAAGATACAATCCGGTATCTGTCCAGGCAAGGCTCCTTGGTAGATTACGCAGCGATCCTGCAAGTACTGTCCGATTGCTACAAGCGTCAGGAGCGTATTGGACGCAGTGCCCTGCTCGCGAGAATGGAGAGTCCCTCCTTGACTGAAGCCCAAATCAGGCACAAGCTGACCGCACTGGACCGCGCTGGATGTGTCTCGATTGGGGTCAAGAAGCAAGGGACGCAGATTACTGCGTTTGGGCAGCAGGTGTTGGAGGCTTTGCTGATGAAGGAAAATGGCTAA
- a CDS encoding GNAT family N-acetyltransferase codes for MEVQIERVVRDDFAEMITLADLTLPDRMNLHELKKYMELFPELIFKATYNGQLIGFSCAGIDMYQTTGWLLFSNVSKEFQGQGIGKRLIEARLQALRQFPTLRTVQVTVSETNASSIRALSAYGFRLAHAEQDYYGPGKHRNLMELPILPIIQLEKIESSIVTT; via the coding sequence GTGGAAGTGCAGATTGAGCGCGTCGTAAGAGATGATTTTGCGGAAATGATCACATTGGCGGATTTGACATTACCCGATCGAATGAACTTGCATGAGCTGAAAAAGTATATGGAGCTGTTTCCTGAGCTGATTTTCAAGGCGACCTATAACGGCCAACTCATCGGTTTTAGCTGCGCCGGAATTGATATGTATCAGACGACTGGCTGGCTTCTGTTCAGCAATGTGAGCAAGGAGTTTCAAGGTCAAGGCATCGGCAAGCGGCTAATCGAAGCCAGACTGCAAGCCCTGCGCCAGTTTCCAACACTTCGCACCGTGCAGGTTACGGTGAGTGAAACGAACGCATCTTCTATTCGCGCGCTGTCTGCCTACGGCTTCCGTCTGGCTCATGCAGAGCAGGATTACTACGGGCCGGGCAAGCATCGGAATTTGATGGAGCTGCCTATTTTGCCTATCATTCAACTAGAAAAAATAGAGTCGTCCATCGTAACTACCTAG
- a CDS encoding MarR family winged helix-turn-helix transcriptional regulator: protein MANHLETYVNQPPLQTKAFFSLVDATADLVGLSEKYWHAKGMNGARIRLLVEIAKHGDSILPSRLAECIGVTKANISLLLAPLETDGLIHRAPHPKDGRKSVISLTEAGKQLLFVHLPGNRQVIAEGLKGLEEQELHQLIFLLEKIRQSVR, encoded by the coding sequence ATGGCAAATCATCTCGAAACGTATGTAAACCAGCCCCCTTTACAGACAAAAGCATTCTTTTCCTTGGTAGACGCCACCGCAGATTTGGTGGGGCTCTCAGAAAAATATTGGCATGCAAAAGGCATGAACGGTGCAAGAATCCGTCTATTGGTAGAGATCGCGAAGCATGGTGACAGTATCCTGCCTTCACGCTTGGCAGAGTGCATTGGAGTGACGAAGGCCAACATTAGTCTTTTGCTTGCACCACTGGAAACAGACGGTCTGATACACCGGGCTCCCCATCCCAAAGACGGCAGAAAATCCGTAATCTCACTGACGGAAGCAGGGAAACAGCTTCTTTTCGTGCACCTTCCTGGGAATCGCCAGGTAATTGCAGAGGGGCTAAAAGGACTGGAGGAGCAGGAGCTGCATCAACTGATTTTTTTATTAGAGAAAATAAGGCAAAGTGTGAGATGA
- a CDS encoding SDR family oxidoreductase: MSILITGATGKLGSLIIEQLLKRVERERLIACVRQPDKATRLRELGIEVRQADYDDPLSLERSFSEGTKLLFISSPHTDDTVRVRQHSHVIEAAKKANITHMVYTSFAFLEKANISLTHLHLATEHAIRTTGIPYTFLRNGLYSDVIAAFGIQQAIETGELITYPGKWSFHTVTREDLSLAAATVISTEGHENQTYELTASRAWNFAKLAEVLTVQTGKSIRHREDPVAESWLYRFLMQIDASSTTTDLERIIGKPTASLEQMVMQIMEQA; encoded by the coding sequence ATGTCCATTCTCATCACAGGAGCAACGGGCAAGCTAGGGAGCTTGATTATCGAACAGCTTTTGAAAAGGGTGGAAAGAGAACGCCTCATTGCCTGTGTACGCCAACCGGACAAAGCCACACGGCTAAGAGAGTTGGGAATCGAGGTAAGACAGGCGGATTATGATGACCCTCTGTCTCTGGAACGCTCTTTTTCGGAAGGCACGAAGCTTTTGTTTATTTCCAGCCCGCACACTGATGATACCGTTCGTGTACGACAGCATAGTCATGTCATAGAAGCGGCGAAAAAAGCTAATATCACTCACATGGTGTATACCAGCTTTGCCTTTTTGGAAAAGGCAAATATCTCGCTCACGCATCTCCATTTGGCAACGGAACACGCCATTCGCACGACAGGGATACCGTATACGTTTCTGCGGAATGGACTTTACAGTGATGTGATTGCGGCATTTGGTATTCAGCAGGCAATCGAAACAGGAGAGCTTATTACATACCCTGGCAAGTGGAGCTTTCACACAGTGACACGCGAGGATCTTTCATTGGCTGCTGCCACGGTAATCAGCACAGAGGGGCACGAAAATCAGACTTACGAGCTTACGGCTTCCCGAGCTTGGAATTTCGCAAAGCTGGCTGAAGTGTTGACGGTACAGACAGGCAAATCTATCAGGCATCGGGAGGACCCTGTTGCAGAAAGTTGGCTGTATCGCTTCTTGATGCAAATTGATGCGAGCAGCACGACGACGGATTTGGAGAGAATCATCGGCAAGCCCACTGCTTCACTCGAACAAATGGTTATGCAAATCATGGAGCAAGCGTAG
- a CDS encoding M20 family metallopeptidase, whose translation MHTKRIAEMIEKKRDAFIKVSDQIWDFAETRFEEYQSAELLAQTLEGEGFQVERGVGGIKTAFIGSFGSGNPVVAILGEFDALSGMSQKKGQATEEPLVAGANGHGCGHNLLGTASLAAAVAVKEYMEENNMTGTVRYYGCPGEEGGSGKAFMARAGLFDDVDFALCWHPMGYNSIMSIDSLANYQIYFKFKGKSAHAAASPHLGRSALDAVELMNVGVNYLREHIIPEARVHYAITNSGGLSPNVVQPKAEVLYLVRAPKVDQVQEIYERVCKIAQGAALMTETEVEIVFDKACSNLVQNKLLEEVMYKNFQDLGVPMHDEMELQLAKEMRATLSKQELATSEKQSSDMPAPDMVTWLNPFDGSKIPLNGSTDVGDVSWITPTAQCTTACYMNGSTLHSWQWVSLGATSMAHKGMLHAGKVMASTAIDMLNHPELIEQAKTELKQRLGGQTYVCPIPEDVMPSVKK comes from the coding sequence ATGCATACCAAGCGAATTGCAGAAATGATTGAGAAAAAACGAGATGCCTTCATCAAGGTGAGCGACCAGATTTGGGATTTCGCGGAGACGCGTTTTGAAGAGTACCAATCTGCTGAACTGCTGGCTCAAACACTCGAAGGAGAAGGCTTTCAGGTTGAGCGCGGAGTAGGCGGAATCAAAACGGCCTTCATCGGAAGCTTTGGCAGCGGCAATCCTGTCGTGGCGATTTTGGGAGAGTTCGACGCGCTGTCGGGCATGAGCCAGAAAAAAGGCCAAGCTACAGAAGAGCCTCTCGTAGCGGGTGCAAACGGCCATGGCTGCGGACACAACTTGCTCGGTACCGCTTCTCTTGCGGCAGCCGTTGCAGTGAAAGAGTACATGGAAGAGAACAACATGACGGGGACTGTTCGTTACTACGGCTGCCCAGGAGAAGAAGGCGGTTCCGGGAAAGCGTTCATGGCGCGAGCTGGACTGTTTGATGACGTGGACTTCGCACTTTGCTGGCACCCAATGGGCTACAACAGCATCATGTCCATCGATTCGCTCGCGAACTATCAAATCTACTTCAAGTTCAAAGGGAAGAGTGCCCATGCGGCAGCAAGTCCACATCTCGGTCGAAGCGCACTGGATGCAGTGGAATTGATGAACGTCGGCGTGAACTACTTGCGTGAGCACATCATCCCGGAAGCACGTGTGCACTATGCCATCACGAACTCCGGCGGCTTGTCGCCAAATGTGGTTCAACCAAAAGCAGAGGTATTGTACCTCGTACGTGCGCCAAAGGTTGATCAAGTACAGGAGATTTACGAGCGCGTATGCAAAATTGCGCAAGGCGCTGCGCTTATGACCGAAACGGAGGTAGAGATCGTATTCGACAAAGCGTGCTCAAACCTCGTACAAAACAAGCTACTCGAAGAGGTCATGTACAAAAACTTCCAGGATCTGGGCGTCCCTATGCATGATGAAATGGAACTGCAATTGGCAAAAGAAATGCGTGCGACTCTATCCAAGCAGGAACTCGCTACTTCGGAAAAACAGTCATCGGACATGCCTGCCCCAGACATGGTGACATGGCTCAATCCATTCGACGGATCAAAAATCCCGCTGAACGGCTCCACGGATGTAGGGGATGTGAGTTGGATTACGCCGACCGCGCAATGCACAACGGCTTGCTATATGAACGGCTCCACGTTGCACTCCTGGCAATGGGTGTCTCTCGGGGCAACATCCATGGCACATAAAGGGATGCTGCATGCGGGGAAAGTCATGGCTTCTACAGCCATTGACATGCTAAATCATCCGGAGCTGATCGAACAGGCAAAAACCGAGCTGAAACAGCGTCTGGGCGGTCAAACGTATGTGTGCCCGATTCCAGAGGATGTCATGCCTTCTGTGAAAAAATAA
- a CDS encoding class I SAM-dependent methyltransferase — protein sequence MPNHEQIYKNQAKQYDLMISRQPSLLAIIEEITPIKGQDVIDLGAGSGRLTSVLAPHAKSILALDASAAMLEVNAQQLTQAGLSNWTTNVADHRELPSDDNSTDVIVAGWTVCYLTSSEVPNNELHLEKIIQEMKRVLRPGGTIVIMETMGTGYETPHPPEFLIKYYSLLENKYGFSHKWIRLDYQFKDIAEAEQLARFFFGEELADRVAREKLMTLPECAGVWWLTV from the coding sequence ATGCCAAACCACGAACAAATTTATAAAAATCAAGCAAAACAGTACGATTTAATGATTTCCAGACAACCAAGTCTGCTCGCTATCATCGAAGAAATCACCCCCATCAAGGGACAGGACGTGATCGATCTGGGAGCTGGCTCAGGAAGACTTACGTCTGTGCTCGCCCCTCATGCCAAGTCCATTCTTGCTCTTGATGCTTCCGCTGCCATGCTAGAAGTGAATGCTCAACAGCTGACGCAAGCCGGTCTTTCCAATTGGACAACTAACGTAGCGGATCATCGTGAACTTCCCTCAGACGATAACAGTACGGATGTCATCGTAGCGGGGTGGACGGTTTGTTACCTCACTAGTTCTGAAGTTCCCAACAACGAGCTCCATCTTGAAAAGATCATTCAGGAGATGAAACGCGTGCTTCGTCCTGGTGGCACGATCGTCATCATGGAGACGATGGGGACCGGATATGAAACACCTCACCCACCCGAATTTCTTATCAAGTACTATTCCTTGTTAGAAAACAAATACGGCTTCTCTCACAAATGGATTCGCTTGGACTATCAGTTTAAAGACATAGCGGAAGCAGAACAGCTTGCACGGTTTTTCTTTGGAGAAGAGCTTGCGGACAGAGTCGCTCGGGAAAAGCTAATGACATTGCCGGAATGTGCCGGGGTATGGTGGCTGACTGTATGA
- a CDS encoding amidohydrolase has protein sequence MLDLVSLRRDFHRHPEVGFTEFRTASKVVEILTSLGYEVIYGQEAIDGDSRRGLPSEAVLEAAYERALRDGANPAIVEKMRGGYTAVIGVKKGKAPGPTVAFRFDMDALPVLESTEQDHFPQANGFRSHYEGNMHACAHDGHTTIGLGLAEALATGDFSGTLKLIFQPAEEGVRGAYAIVEKGHLDDVDYIFCNHLGVNVPLGEVHGGSYGFLATTKMMAHFYGVSSHAGASPEQGKNALLGAATALLNIHSIPRFSTGDTRINVGVLEGGTAANIIPAYAKMVVETRSITEEVNAEVENRVRNIIAHSAAMHELDYKIEVVGGAIPINYDVEMAELALEEAKQVEGFDSFKHGDYNSMGSEDASFMIKRVQDRGGKGTYMAIGTDIPAPHHHPKFDIQEEILPRSVALLNRIARRLLT, from the coding sequence ATGTTGGATCTGGTTTCGTTGCGAAGAGATTTTCATAGACACCCAGAGGTAGGTTTTACGGAGTTCCGTACCGCTTCCAAGGTAGTAGAGATTTTGACGTCCCTCGGCTATGAGGTCATATACGGACAAGAAGCAATCGATGGAGATTCCCGTCGTGGCTTGCCTTCCGAGGCGGTTCTCGAGGCAGCGTATGAAAGAGCTTTGCGTGACGGTGCAAACCCGGCAATCGTTGAAAAAATGCGCGGTGGCTATACAGCAGTGATCGGTGTGAAGAAAGGGAAGGCACCTGGACCAACGGTTGCTTTCCGTTTTGACATGGACGCACTGCCTGTATTGGAAAGTACGGAGCAAGACCATTTTCCACAAGCGAATGGCTTCCGCTCCCATTATGAAGGCAACATGCATGCCTGCGCTCACGACGGTCATACCACAATTGGCTTGGGATTGGCAGAAGCGCTTGCAACAGGAGATTTTTCCGGTACGCTCAAACTGATCTTCCAACCAGCCGAAGAGGGTGTTCGCGGTGCATACGCGATCGTGGAAAAAGGCCATTTGGACGATGTTGACTATATTTTCTGCAACCATTTGGGTGTCAATGTGCCGCTCGGTGAGGTACATGGCGGTTCCTATGGATTTTTGGCTACCACGAAAATGATGGCGCATTTCTACGGTGTTTCTTCTCATGCTGGTGCGTCGCCAGAGCAAGGGAAAAATGCATTGCTCGGAGCGGCTACTGCCTTGTTGAACATTCATTCGATTCCTCGCTTCAGCACGGGTGATACGAGAATCAATGTGGGTGTGCTAGAAGGCGGGACAGCAGCGAATATCATTCCGGCCTATGCCAAGATGGTTGTGGAGACTCGTTCCATTACCGAAGAAGTAAATGCAGAAGTAGAAAACCGCGTACGCAATATCATCGCGCACAGTGCCGCTATGCATGAGCTTGACTACAAAATAGAAGTTGTCGGGGGAGCAATCCCGATCAACTACGATGTTGAGATGGCAGAGCTGGCACTGGAAGAAGCCAAGCAGGTAGAAGGCTTCGATTCCTTTAAGCACGGCGATTACAACTCAATGGGCAGTGAAGATGCCAGCTTTATGATAAAACGCGTTCAGGATCGTGGCGGAAAAGGAACGTACATGGCAATCGGTACGGATATCCCGGCGCCTCATCACCATCCGAAATTCGATATACAAGAAGAGATTTTGCCACGCAGCGTAGCGCTTTTGAACCGAATTGCAAGACGATTGCTGACGTAA
- a CDS encoding LacI family DNA-binding transcriptional regulator encodes MANIREIAKLAGVSVSTVSRVLNNHPYVNEKKRAEILKIIEEKNYVQNSNAVHLSTGKTMVIGVTLPLVNNQYYSSIIEGIAAEAVQHHYKLMVCQTNNNPEQERSVLHLLKNKKIDGLIMCSRSSSCETLNEYAGYGPIITCEANDTTSVSSVHIDHYQTFRIGMEYLMKKGHRRIGYCIGRKNSFNSQHRKRAYYEKLHSIDVTPSPEWSFEECLTIQDGKDVVGKLLQTEERPTAMIVSCNHIAAGIIKEASRLGIRVPEDLAVVGCDDQPIGELLEITTVSSSSTLMGKYAFEMLHERIWTQQLDGKKEEKELSPVLVERLTT; translated from the coding sequence GTGGCTAACATAAGAGAAATCGCGAAATTGGCAGGTGTATCCGTTTCAACCGTTTCCCGTGTGCTTAATAACCATCCGTACGTGAACGAGAAAAAACGCGCGGAGATTCTCAAGATTATTGAAGAAAAAAACTATGTTCAAAACAGTAATGCGGTCCACCTCTCTACGGGAAAAACGATGGTCATCGGTGTGACATTGCCTCTCGTCAACAACCAATACTACAGCTCCATTATCGAAGGCATTGCAGCAGAAGCAGTCCAGCATCATTACAAGCTGATGGTGTGCCAAACGAATAACAACCCCGAGCAAGAACGCAGCGTGTTACACTTGCTCAAAAATAAAAAAATCGACGGGCTAATCATGTGCTCCAGGTCCAGCTCTTGCGAAACGCTCAATGAATACGCAGGATACGGACCTATCATCACGTGTGAAGCAAATGATACCACCTCTGTTTCGAGTGTTCATATCGACCACTATCAAACGTTTCGGATCGGGATGGAGTATCTGATGAAGAAGGGGCATCGCCGGATCGGGTATTGCATCGGCAGGAAAAACAGCTTTAACAGTCAGCATCGCAAACGTGCCTATTACGAAAAGCTGCATTCGATTGACGTGACACCCTCTCCAGAATGGTCATTTGAAGAGTGTTTAACGATCCAAGACGGCAAGGATGTCGTGGGGAAATTGCTGCAAACAGAAGAGCGGCCGACAGCAATGATCGTATCGTGCAATCATATAGCGGCAGGGATCATCAAAGAAGCGAGTAGGTTGGGGATTCGCGTACCGGAAGACTTAGCCGTAGTCGGTTGCGATGATCAGCCCATCGGAGAACTGCTAGAGATCACCACCGTATCCAGCTCCAGTACGTTAATGGGAAAATACGCATTTGAGATGCTGCATGAGCGGATTTGGACACAGCAGCTGGATGGGAAAAAGGAAGAGAAGGAACTGTCGCCCGTATTGGTAGAGCGACTGACGACGTAA
- a CDS encoding YitT family protein encodes MIRLKFEYLLFIAGLLILALGINMMTTITSFGLSPYDSLFIALYQNFGISIGFWMFAINLTFVVIVLFMDRSYITVGAILVMVLISIFVDLIGSIDALMAAIRSLPPLLTMALGNICIGSGIGLYVCTQVCTAPQEAFVLVMSKRLKWTFRRTEILLACMFLSASFLLDGPIYYGTVVLSFTTGYIIQAAINVGNKMLRLANQTKGAEA; translated from the coding sequence GTGATTCGCTTAAAATTTGAATATCTCTTGTTTATCGCAGGCTTATTGATTTTGGCGCTTGGGATCAACATGATGACGACTATTACATCTTTTGGTCTTAGCCCGTATGATTCTCTTTTTATTGCCTTGTATCAAAACTTCGGGATATCGATTGGCTTCTGGATGTTTGCCATTAACCTGACCTTTGTCGTCATCGTCCTTTTCATGGATCGCAGTTATATTACTGTCGGTGCCATTTTGGTCATGGTGCTGATCTCCATCTTTGTCGATTTGATCGGGTCCATCGATGCGCTCATGGCTGCTATCCGTTCATTGCCACCGCTTCTGACCATGGCACTCGGAAACATTTGCATCGGCAGCGGTATCGGGTTGTATGTGTGTACCCAAGTGTGCACAGCTCCCCAAGAGGCATTTGTACTGGTTATGTCGAAAAGATTAAAGTGGACATTCAGACGGACAGAAATTTTGCTGGCGTGCATGTTTCTTAGCGCAAGTTTCCTGTTAGATGGCCCGATTTATTACGGAACAGTCGTGCTGTCTTTTACGACTGGCTACATTATTCAAGCAGCTATTAACGTCGGGAATAAGATGCTTCGTCTCGCCAATCAAACGAAGGGGGCGGAGGCATAA
- a CDS encoding effector binding domain-containing protein has translation MDTYKRIQDAIDFVEEHLQEEMNITEIASQAHFSAFHFQRLFQAISGFSVQEYIRKRRLSEAALALKQTSDNVLEIAVAYQYQSQEALTRAFEKQFGITPGRYRKENHSLPYLAKMDFLAFRQTIKGEITMNKPTITTLDDICIIGRRFPTSLQDEQHFKDIPGFYYEFGRNQDYLRIPNKAAEDMSYGIACEFEDDGGFSFVIGEAVNLVPDELPEGFFSLVLPGGKYAEFKVTGDADLVQNTRRYIYGTWLPQSNYERGEGPDFEVTDVRGSSFPEAMKISIYIPLL, from the coding sequence ATGGACACGTACAAGCGGATTCAGGACGCGATTGATTTTGTGGAAGAGCATCTTCAGGAAGAAATGAACATCACAGAAATTGCTTCTCAAGCGCATTTTTCTGCGTTTCATTTTCAGAGGTTGTTTCAGGCAATCTCAGGCTTCAGCGTACAGGAGTACATTCGCAAGCGCAGGCTGTCGGAAGCCGCTCTTGCGCTAAAACAGACAAGTGACAATGTACTCGAAATTGCTGTGGCCTATCAATACCAGTCGCAGGAAGCATTGACACGCGCTTTCGAGAAGCAATTCGGGATTACACCTGGAAGGTATCGCAAAGAAAATCATTCGCTGCCTTATCTAGCCAAGATGGACTTCTTGGCCTTTCGCCAAACGATCAAAGGAGAGATTACGATGAACAAACCAACCATCACAACATTGGATGACATTTGTATCATTGGGCGCAGGTTCCCGACGAGCTTACAGGATGAGCAGCATTTTAAAGACATTCCGGGATTCTATTATGAATTTGGACGTAATCAAGACTATTTGCGGATTCCGAATAAAGCGGCGGAAGATATGTCGTACGGAATCGCCTGCGAATTTGAAGATGACGGTGGATTTTCTTTTGTGATCGGGGAGGCTGTAAATCTTGTTCCTGATGAACTACCCGAAGGCTTTTTCTCGCTCGTCTTGCCTGGCGGAAAATACGCGGAATTCAAAGTGACGGGTGATGCCGACCTTGTGCAAAACACTCGTCGCTACATTTACGGAACATGGTTGCCTCAATCGAATTATGAGAGAGGCGAAGGACCGGATTTTGAAGTGACAGACGTGAGGGGTTCGAGCTTTCCTGAGGCGATGAAAATATCTATATACATCCCGCTTCTATAG